Proteins encoded in a region of the Paenibacillus sp. E222 genome:
- a CDS encoding ROK family protein, which produces MPQVIGVDVGGTGIKGLVVNEAGVVRVEARCATEARLGRKGILEQLRRLVSELLSSCGDVKALGIASAGRVNVETGEVIHATNNLPGWQGMPLTEWATAEFGLPSTADNDANAALIGEAGLGTGRGKQNLVMLTLGTGVGGANMAFGRMLRGVDWRGGDWGHSVLVPDGRPCNCGKRGCVEQYISGSALKRLAREQKGNTYTHGREIMTAASQGEAIALYILERYISDLALVIANISASIDPELIILGGGVTQDQAIWWPMLTAKLSSVGLEDRVAVAELGNRAGCFGAAQLALERLRQDDGVGWSKGSDREETKHED; this is translated from the coding sequence AAGGGCTTGTAGTCAATGAAGCCGGAGTCGTTCGGGTGGAGGCTAGGTGTGCAACAGAGGCCCGGTTGGGTCGGAAGGGCATACTTGAACAACTGCGTAGGTTAGTAAGTGAACTGTTATCTAGCTGTGGAGATGTGAAGGCACTGGGCATTGCTTCGGCAGGAAGAGTGAATGTGGAAACGGGTGAAGTGATCCATGCAACGAACAATTTACCTGGCTGGCAGGGAATGCCGCTGACAGAGTGGGCAACAGCGGAATTTGGACTGCCTTCGACTGCCGATAACGACGCCAATGCTGCACTCATTGGTGAGGCAGGGCTTGGTACCGGCCGCGGTAAGCAGAACCTGGTTATGCTGACACTCGGAACTGGGGTCGGTGGGGCCAATATGGCATTTGGCAGGATGTTACGGGGAGTAGACTGGCGCGGTGGGGACTGGGGGCACAGTGTGCTGGTGCCTGACGGTCGGCCTTGCAATTGTGGCAAACGCGGCTGCGTGGAGCAATACATTTCCGGTAGTGCACTGAAGCGGCTGGCGCGGGAACAAAAGGGCAACACGTATACTCACGGCCGAGAGATTATGACCGCTGCAAGCCAGGGAGAAGCAATAGCGTTGTACATTCTAGAGCGTTACATATCTGATTTGGCCTTGGTTATTGCGAATATATCTGCCTCGATAGATCCGGAATTGATTATTCTTGGTGGCGGTGTGACCCAGGATCAGGCTATATGGTGGCCGATGCTTACCGCTAAGTTATCCAGTGTCGGGTTAGAAGACCGGGTTGCAGTAGCTGAACTCGGTAACAGGGCAGGCTGTTTCGGAGCGGCGCAGCTGGCCTTGGAACGTTTGCGCCAGGACGACGGCGTTGGCTGGTCTAAAGGCAGTGACAGGGAGGAGACAAAGCATGAGGATTGA
- a CDS encoding FAD-dependent oxidoreductase, translated as MRIEQEKHSDIVIIGGGLGGTAAALAAAKAGLRVLVTEETDWLGGQLTSQAVPPDEHRWIEQSGSTASYREFRSRVRDYYRRNYPLTDVAKRDPVLNPGNGWVSRLAHEPKVALAVLHEMLAPYVNTGRIEVLYHTVPVQVDTAGDRVTGVTVREEPSGGLIKLRGAYYLDATECSDLLPLAGVEHVSGAESRRETGEPHALDEADPLDMQSITHVAAVDYVPGGDFTIPLPRDYDYWRQYVPSFSLYPILSWYASDANDTSKLKEFTMFPNDQGITSLWDYRRIVDPAIWTESLNDGEVTLLNWALNDYYAGPIIGVSPEERERHLEGARQLTLSLVYWLQTAAPRLDGGQGYPGVRLRGDVLGTEDGLAKAPYIRESRRIRGVYTITEQDVSKELRGAEGAKRYEDSVGVGSYHLDLHPTTVSQRTFYIPNHPYEIPLGALIPVRVKNLLPACKNISMTQIANGCYRLHPTEWNIGEAAGTLAAYAIAQQVEPSEVRASAKHLHAYQAQLIWQGVQLRWTEAELAGEC; from the coding sequence ATGAGGATTGAACAGGAGAAACACAGTGATATCGTCATTATAGGCGGTGGTCTTGGCGGGACTGCAGCTGCGCTGGCTGCAGCCAAGGCAGGTCTACGGGTACTTGTGACGGAAGAGACGGACTGGCTTGGCGGTCAATTGACCTCACAGGCAGTACCGCCAGATGAGCACCGCTGGATTGAACAATCTGGCAGTACAGCATCGTACCGTGAGTTCCGCAGCCGGGTCAGAGATTACTACAGACGGAACTACCCGCTTACGGATGTCGCCAAGAGGGATCCTGTTCTTAACCCCGGGAATGGCTGGGTGAGCCGCTTGGCGCATGAGCCGAAGGTCGCGCTTGCCGTTTTGCATGAGATGCTTGCGCCTTACGTGAACACCGGTCGAATCGAGGTGCTCTATCATACCGTGCCAGTTCAGGTAGATACAGCAGGTGACCGGGTTACTGGCGTGACTGTGCGTGAAGAGCCAAGTGGGGGATTAATTAAACTCCGGGGTGCCTATTATCTAGATGCCACAGAATGCAGCGATCTGCTTCCCCTCGCCGGAGTAGAGCATGTAAGTGGAGCGGAATCTCGGCGGGAAACGGGTGAACCACATGCCCTGGACGAAGCGGACCCACTAGACATGCAGTCGATTACCCATGTGGCGGCAGTAGATTATGTGCCGGGTGGAGACTTCACGATCCCCCTCCCGAGGGATTATGATTACTGGCGACAGTATGTTCCCTCGTTCTCGCTGTATCCGATCCTGAGCTGGTACGCTTCGGATGCCAATGATACCTCCAAGCTGAAAGAGTTCACGATGTTCCCGAATGATCAGGGCATAACCTCCCTGTGGGATTATCGGCGGATCGTTGACCCGGCTATATGGACAGAGTCACTGAATGATGGTGAAGTCACGCTGCTCAACTGGGCACTGAACGATTATTACGCTGGGCCGATCATTGGCGTATCGCCGGAGGAACGTGAGCGGCATCTGGAAGGGGCGAGGCAACTAACCCTTTCTTTGGTCTACTGGCTTCAGACGGCAGCTCCCCGCCTGGACGGCGGACAGGGTTATCCGGGTGTAAGGCTGCGTGGAGATGTGCTCGGCACGGAAGACGGTCTCGCGAAAGCACCGTATATTCGGGAATCACGGCGAATCCGAGGGGTATATACCATTACCGAGCAGGATGTGAGCAAGGAATTGCGCGGAGCAGAGGGAGCCAAACGTTACGAGGACAGTGTGGGTGTCGGCAGTTATCATCTGGATCTCCATCCAACAACCGTGAGCCAGCGGACTTTTTATATACCGAACCATCCCTATGAGATTCCGCTGGGTGCACTCATCCCGGTGCGAGTCAAGAACTTGCTCCCAGCTTGCAAAAATATCTCCATGACCCAGATTGCGAACGGTTGTTACCGTCTGCATCCCACCGAATGGAATATTGGCGAGGCTGCTGGCACCCTTGCCGCTTATGCCATTGCACAGCAAGTAGAGCCCTCAGAGGTGAGGGCTTCGGCGAAGCATCTTCACGCCTATCAGGCACAGCTGATTTGGCAGGGTGTTCAGCTTCGTTGGACAGAAGCGGAACTGGCAGGGGAGTGTTAG